TGAGAAACACACTTTAACTCACATGGATGATTTAGCAGTTTATAAATGTCTGTATTGTAACAGGATTATGATAGACcaagaaaaatttgaaaaacatttgaaatttcatgtCCGACATAATAATACAAAGCATAAAAAAGGGGAATTTCAGAAAAATTTAcggaaattaagaaaaaaagctAAGGACAGCATTAGGAAAGTTGTGAAAAAAGAGAAATTTGATGACTTTACTGAGAGTTTTCACATACATACTGATAATTCCATAGGATATGTTGACACTGCCTCGAATGAGTCAAATGATGGTTGCATTACAACAAAAAAGATACAAACATCAATTTTAgctgaaaattcaaaaatagtaGATCTAAAGGAAGATGAACCAAGCATTGCAAAATTAGATTGTGTTCTTTGCCAATTGTCATTTCAAACTATTTCGTCCTTTATGCAGCATGTTAGTTCACatgtaaattatcaaaatgaatATCAGATTCGAGAGCCAAACATAGATGTATTAAATACCAACAAAACCATTTTTGTCTGCCGATGTTGCGACAGGAAATTTGCAAATCGTAAATTTGCAAAAGATCATATATCCAACTTATTGCAAAAACCAGATGAAGTTCACGAACAGTTGAAAAATGAGAAGACCCTTGAATTTTCTGagaacaaatatattttctccGTTTCGATTGGAAATCTTAAAAGTATAGCTGAAGATTCAGCAGTAAACAAAGCCATTATTTACCATTGTGTAAAGTGTAGTACAAACTTTGAAAGCAAGTCAAGTCTGTTCAGTCAtgtgaaaaattgtaaaaaagtaGAACACAAATATTGGTGCCCAAACTGCAATATGAATTTTGAAACTAATTGTCTTTTGAAAGAACATATACAAATGGGCCACAAAAGAATACAGACGGATCCCATGCTAGATTTGGTTATTGTTACAACAGAGAAAGCAATTGAAAACGTTGATCagaaaatttcatttgaatgtaaaaaatgtGGTATAGTTTGTAATTCCGTGCAAGATTATGCTACACATCGTGAGAGGACACATAATAATGTTGGACCAGAAATGGCTGAAGAGTCAGAATTTGTCTGTGCACATTGTAATATATCTTTTGATTCTCAAGCATTATTGTTTACACATTTGCAATGTCATGCAGAAAATCCCAGAATGCCGAGTAAAACTACAAATTACAGCGACAAAATGTTTTACGATAAGTCAGCCAGGGTATGGGTATGTACAGTGTGTAACAAGTCATACTCGACAAAATGTAACTTGACCAGACATATTACCCTTCATGATGAAGAGGAGAAGGGCCGTCATGTGTGTCCATTCTGTAATCGTGTTTTTCAATTCAAGAGGTATTTACAACATCACGTCATGTACATGCATAAGGTTAAAAAGGGAGATAAAAAGTACATTAAGTGTGACGAATGTGATGGAAAGTTTTCAAGCTCTACCAGTCTTACACGTCATAAACTTATACACACCGGAGAGGCAGATTCAAAAAAGATTTACAAGTGCGAATATTGTAATAAGAAGCTACGTTGTGATAAGCAACTGGAACTACATATGAGGACCCATACAGGTGAAAAACCGTTCGGGTGTGACAAGTGTTCATATAGAGCTGCAGCATATTGCAATCTACTGACGCATATCAAAAGAGTTCACGAAAATCCAAAACCAAACAGACGTGGTCCAAAAAGTAATAAACCAAAACCCTTTGTGGTTCAAACACCTGATAATTTGCTTCAAGTGTTTCAAGAAGGAAAAACAGCATGATCAGAGGAAATACAATTCTAAAACCAAAACATCTGAAAATTGTCTGAAGAATGATTAGTTACGATGTACATGGTATCAAGCATAGAGTTTAATTTTAAgtcatttttatacgcccgtcaaaattttgacgggacgtattatggtatacaaatgtccggtgtccgtccgtctgtctgtccggcgtaaacatgtcgcaccgtaacttgagaacgacttatccaaatttcatgaaacttaacataattgtttcttatgatggtcaaatgatctgtatactttttggtgaaaataagattaaaactttttgagttacggcactttgtaactaacacaggggtgtgttttttttcacatgtcgcactgtatctcaaaaacgattcttgattatggcttaaaactttaaatacttcttagttatattaatcttaatatctgtatactttttggtgatgattcaaaattttatttttgagttattgagtattttgtaaaaaagggggagggttttttttacatgtcgcaccatatctcataaacgatttatgattattgcttaaaactttacacatgtctttgtttaattaatctaaagatctgtatactttttggtgatgattccaaatttaatttttgagttattgagtattttgtaaaaaagggggaggtttttttttacatgttgtaccgtatctcaaaaacaatttatgattattgcttaaaactttacacacttctttgttatattaatctaaagatctgtatattttttgttgatgattcaaaacttcattttggagttatttagtattttgttaaacaggggaggtttttttttacatgtcgcgccgtatctcaaaaataatttatgattattgcttaaaactttacatacttctttgttatattaatctaaagatctgtatactttttggttttgattcaaaattttattttagtgatatttagtttttcgaaaagaaaaaaaacagggttgggggtttcacatgtcccgccgtgtctcaaaaacaatatatggttattgcttaaaactttctcagaaactatttatgattattgcataaaacttccacacaagatgtcgggcgtatcatgcgctcatggcgcagctgttaaTTTGAAGAAGTAATAAGGGCCATGCtggttttattgtttgttaaagAATCATT
The genomic region above belongs to Mytilus trossulus isolate FHL-02 chromosome 7, PNRI_Mtr1.1.1.hap1, whole genome shotgun sequence and contains:
- the LOC134724469 gene encoding zinc finger protein 208-like, whose amino-acid sequence is MSKMSSHVVCASSPKSWMGIAMKYPLPNQQKLTTPKKSKIKKIKATNCKSLKTLKNIHSNLSLKPTGRTLVVKQYKCKVKRCKHRFSKKSDLEIHLNTHYKIKTFTCNSCNREFLNRKIFQIHELKCKIWKKRNKKFVEHLCKECGECFCQSGTYEIHQRSHFNAKPYTCVICGRKFILKLAMFRHITRHISRFECQTCKSVFDTPLKLEKHTLTHMDDLAVYKCLYCNRIMIDQEKFEKHLKFHVRHNNTKHKKGEFQKNLRKLRKKAKDSIRKVVKKEKFDDFTESFHIHTDNSIGYVDTASNESNDGCITTKKIQTSILAENSKIVDLKEDEPSIAKLDCVLCQLSFQTISSFMQHVSSHVNYQNEYQIREPNIDVLNTNKTIFVCRCCDRKFANRKFAKDHISNLLQKPDEVHEQLKNEKTLEFSENKYIFSVSIGNLKSIAEDSAVNKAIIYHCVKCSTNFESKSSLFSHVKNCKKVEHKYWCPNCNMNFETNCLLKEHIQMGHKRIQTDPMLDLVIVTTEKAIENVDQKISFECKKCGIVCNSVQDYATHRERTHNNVGPEMAEESEFVCAHCNISFDSQALLFTHLQCHAENPRMPSKTTNYSDKMFYDKSARVWVCTVCNKSYSTKCNLTRHITLHDEEEKGRHVCPFCNRVFQFKRYLQHHVMYMHKVKKGDKKYIKCDECDGKFSSSTSLTRHKLIHTGEADSKKIYKCEYCNKKLRCDKQLELHMRTHTGEKPFGCDKCSYRAAAYCNLLTHIKRVHENPKPNRRGPKSNKPKPFVVQTPDNLLQVFQEGKTA